CGTTGAATCCCGGGGACATCTGGACTTTTTTCTGCGCTATCGCCTATGCGATCCACATCATTCTGATCAATATCTATTCCCGGAAATTCGATCCGCTGCCGCTGACCTTTATCCAGATGCTGGTGGTGGCAGTGATCAACACGCTGATTTCTGCTGGAAGCGGAGTATTCGAAATTCCGGAAAGCATCGTCGTCTGGCGGGCTCTGCTCTTCTGCGCACTGATCGCGACCACGTTCGTGCTGATTGTGCAGAACGCCTATCAGAAATATCTATCCGAAGTCACGGCTTCAATCATTTACTCCTTTGAACCAGTCTTTGCAGGCCTCACGAGCTGGCTCTACCTGGGGGAAAAACTGACGCTGAAAATCCTGCTGGGCGGAGTGCTGATTTTCGCAGGGATGATAATTTCCGAACTGTGTGGACAGGAAACAAAAAAGCCCGCCAGATGACGGGCTTTTATCAATTCAGACAGATTGAGGATTAATTTCCGGTCAAGGCTTTTTCGAAGTAATTTCCTAAAAATTCCCCCCAGGCTGTAGAAAGATTCATTTCCAGTTCGAGATAATCGGGCCTGGATTTGAATTCAGCCTTGTCTTTGGGGATCCAGATCGAGAGACCGTTGGCGTTTTCTGTCTTGCCGTTCTTGATCACTGCTGCCATGAAAGCGGCATGCGCTGCAACTACCTTGTCCCTGATCTGCTGGTCATGATATTTGGCATTGAAACGGTCAATGAAATCGTCGAAATCCTTGTATGTGGCGATCCTGAAGCTCTTTGTTTCATCGATTGCGGCCTTGATCCCAGGGGCAGCGTCCTTCATCTTCTCAATGCTGGTTTTGGCGAACTCGTCGACCGCTTTCTCCAGCGCCGGGAGCTTGGACATGTCCACTGCGGACTTGGTGACATTGCTTGAGTATGAGTCGAGATAAGTCTGAACAACAGCCATCACAAAGCCTTTCCCGTCAGTTGATCCCTTGATCTGGGTAAGAAGTTTGTCGTAGGGGTTACCGGCACCTGGTTCCTCCTCCTGGGAGAACGAGGCGAATTCCACGTAATTTCTGATCTGTGAGGAGACCTCCAGCATGGCCATCAGGCAGGCATCGAATTCCATGGCGTCAAATTTTTTCCCGAGTCCGCAGGTCCCCAGTTCCAGAGCGCTCTTCAGTTCAGGCAAAGTGAGCTTGTCATTGCTTGTGTCGTCTTCGCAGATTCCACGGTCAGTGCCCCGGTTAGCCTTTCTCCAGCCGTCCCCGTGGTTCTCCAGGATCAGGGCGTATTTCTGAGCTGGATATTTTTCATGGCAGAATTTGATGAAATCAACCAGGGTCTGGGGATCGCCCATGTTCTGCTCAGGCATGTTCTCAAGCAGTTCAGACTTTATTTCCTTGCTGTCATCGTCTTTTTTTATGAAATACCTGCGCGTGTTGTCCCAAGGTTCTCCCTTGAATCCTTTCATGTTCTTGTTCAGCCGGTCAATCTCCACGACTATGTTCACATCATCTGAAGAACCGACCATTTCCATCTCATTCACATCTTCCATCAGTGCTTCCTGCAGACTGTTGTCTGCATCGACATAAATCATGATCGTCCAGGCCTTGTCAGCAGCCTGCAGTGTGCCAGCATAACTCAGGGTGATTAAGATGATCGACAGAACCAGAAACGATTTCCCGAAACCTGTACCCGTTCTTTTCATACTCCCTCCTTGTTACTCGTATACTCGTTACATGCCGACCGGTTGTGCTCTCCGGTTCTAATTTAATTATGGCCGTGATTGGCTTGATTGCAATAAAATGCCCGCGGCATTCCGCGGCATGCATGGTGATAAAAATGTTACTGGCATCCCGCCTCAGAATGTGATAAATACTTCTGATGACCAGCAACGGATTCCGGGATTTTCTACCGAGTCTACTGCGGATCGCCATTCCTGTGGCTCTGCAAAACCTGATCATTTCCTCGTTGAATTTCTTCGACACCCTGATGGTCGGGCAGCTGGGTGAAACTGCCCTGGCATCGGTTTCCCTTGCTAATCAGATCTATTTTCTGAATATACTCTTCCTGGTCGGAGTGAATACTGGAACCGGAATTTTCGTATCCCAGTTCTGGGGGAAAAAAGATCTCCCTGGTATCCGGCGCTATTCGACTGTAGCCATGATCCTGTCGCTGCTGGGCGGGATCGGATTCATGATCCCGGCTCTCTGCATTCCTGAGCGGCTGCTTTCGCTCTTTTCACGGGATCTGGCGGTAATCAAGGTCGGAGGAAGTTACCTCGCCTATGTGGCACTTGCCTATATATTCACAGCAGCCTCGTTCTGCCTGACCAATCTGCTGCGCAGCACCGAATCAGCAGTGATGCCCACAATCATCAGTCTGATCGGAGTAATCACCAACATCGCACTGAATTATGCAATGATTTACGGGCACTGGGGATTTCCACGCCTGGGAGTGATCGGTTCAGCCCTGGGAACGGATTTCGCGCGAGCCCTGGAATGCCTGCTCCTCGTGTTTTTCATCCTCAATAAAAGATCGGACATCGCGCCGGGATTCACTGAACTGAAGGGTCTGGATCTTAGATTCCTAAGGGGCTATTTTACTGTAGTGCTGCCTGTGATCGGCAATGAGATCTTCTGGTCATTCGGAATGGTTTCGATTCAAGCTATCTATCCTCATATCAGCACCCAGGCTGCTGCATCAGTCGGCATCACGAACGCCATGGAAAGGCTGGCCTTTGTTCTCTTCGTCGGGCAGGCATCAGGTGGAGCAGTACTGGTAGGCAAAGCCATTGGTGAAAAGAGAAGGGATCTGGCTGAGCGGTACTCCAGTTATCTGGGCCGGATTTCTGTTCTGGTGGGGATTCTGGCCGGGATTCTAATCAGTATGACTGCCAGGCCATTCCTGTCACTGTATGAAATAACTCCAGTAGTGGCGAGTACCACCCTGAACATGCTCAGCGCTTATAGTGTGTTCCTGCCGTTCGTCTCTGTGACAATCGTCTTTTTCATGGGCGTGTTCAGAGCTTCAGGAGACACAGGATTCTGCTTCTGGTTCGATGTGCTGTCGATCTGGGCTGTCCAGCTCCCTGCCGGGTATATTGTGGCCTTTATCCTGCATCAGCCGGCTGAATGGGTCTATGGAGTGATCATGGCTCTGGAAGCACCCAAACTGATTGTGATGTTCTGGCGCTTCAGATCAGGACGATGGTATCATGATTTAACTTGATTCATACATGTGCTCCGCACATCGCGGATAATCTGATTGTAGTTTATATGTTGGTATGTTTGTAGGTTAGTAGGTTGAAGAATAAATTCCGGAATCTTTTGCCAACATACTAACATACCAACCTCTTGCAGCAAGCAAATAATTAATTGAAAATTCCTGTTATCAAATTGCCGCTAAATGCCTCAGAATTATGCTTGTCAAACCCCCTGATCCGGAAAATACTTATCTGAAAGAAGGCTGGCAAAGCGGTTGATAAATTCAGGAACCGCACTATAATTAAATCAGTA
This Candidatus Wallbacteria bacterium DNA region includes the following protein-coding sequences:
- a CDS encoding DMT family transporter, with translation MVDNKRKAMLLLLLVSFFWGLTFVLVKEGISLVNVYTFLSWRFLIATLAIIPFFYRRIFKINGPLLLAGFWLGLALTLGYDFQTYGLLFTTPSKSAFITGLYIVMVPIFLAIGRKSTPRLQHIAAVALATTGLALLTVSDNFTLNPGDIWTFFCAIAYAIHIILINIYSRKFDPLPLTFIQMLVVAVINTLISAGSGVFEIPESIVVWRALLFCALIATTFVLIVQNAYQKYLSEVTASIIYSFEPVFAGLTSWLYLGEKLTLKILLGGVLIFAGMIISELCGQETKKPAR
- a CDS encoding clostripain-related cysteine peptidase — encoded protein: MKRTGTGFGKSFLVLSIILITLSYAGTLQAADKAWTIMIYVDADNSLQEALMEDVNEMEMVGSSDDVNIVVEIDRLNKNMKGFKGEPWDNTRRYFIKKDDDSKEIKSELLENMPEQNMGDPQTLVDFIKFCHEKYPAQKYALILENHGDGWRKANRGTDRGICEDDTSNDKLTLPELKSALELGTCGLGKKFDAMEFDACLMAMLEVSSQIRNYVEFASFSQEEEPGAGNPYDKLLTQIKGSTDGKGFVMAVVQTYLDSYSSNVTKSAVDMSKLPALEKAVDEFAKTSIEKMKDAAPGIKAAIDETKSFRIATYKDFDDFIDRFNAKYHDQQIRDKVVAAHAAFMAAVIKNGKTENANGLSIWIPKDKAEFKSRPDYLELEMNLSTAWGEFLGNYFEKALTGN
- a CDS encoding MATE family efflux transporter, which gives rise to MTSNGFRDFLPSLLRIAIPVALQNLIISSLNFFDTLMVGQLGETALASVSLANQIYFLNILFLVGVNTGTGIFVSQFWGKKDLPGIRRYSTVAMILSLLGGIGFMIPALCIPERLLSLFSRDLAVIKVGGSYLAYVALAYIFTAASFCLTNLLRSTESAVMPTIISLIGVITNIALNYAMIYGHWGFPRLGVIGSALGTDFARALECLLLVFFILNKRSDIAPGFTELKGLDLRFLRGYFTVVLPVIGNEIFWSFGMVSIQAIYPHISTQAAASVGITNAMERLAFVLFVGQASGGAVLVGKAIGEKRRDLAERYSSYLGRISVLVGILAGILISMTARPFLSLYEITPVVASTTLNMLSAYSVFLPFVSVTIVFFMGVFRASGDTGFCFWFDVLSIWAVQLPAGYIVAFILHQPAEWVYGVIMALEAPKLIVMFWRFRSGRWYHDLT